One Ignavibacteriales bacterium genomic region harbors:
- a CDS encoding UvrD-helicase domain-containing protein, with protein sequence MKYLQNVNQQQREAIETINGPIIVVAGPGSGKTRVLTHRMVYLMSNGIPSYNILALTFTNKAANEMKERITGLIGQSANYLWMGTFHSVFARILRMECDKIGFQKNYSIYDENDSLKLIKRIMTDLHIPVQQYSPQGIRYRISQAKNSVITPDEFARNVYDLTGEQTAKIFKEYASRLKENNSMDFDDLLIKPIELFQRHKEILTAYQSRFRYLLVDEYQDTNHAQYLMLKLLAERQKNICVVGDDAQSIYAFRGADIKNILEFQKDYPDCKFIRLEQNYRSTKTILAAADSVIKFNQSQITKNLWTENEEGDRITLLQCGDDREEGQEIVTRIFVGVNNQEIHYHDVAIMYRTNAQSRSIEDALRKNGIPYVIIGGIEFYQRKEIKDVIAYFRLLVNPQDNESFLRIVNFPNRGLGDVALGHLKTYAMSTNTTFLSAAGESGKIAQLSKRAQSGFLAFNYLISKYRKLISELSISELTRALVDETGILKHLKEEETPESLARMENIHELLSAISEYADEHKDATVEGFLQEVSLVADIDQWDSKANAVTLLTLHSAKGLEFPVVFITGLEEGLLPYYNSSLESIELEEERRLFYVGITRAMKKLFLSHCMTRYRFTELSMQSPSRFITELPDNLIEKPSLRRTHFSNGIKRYGSTRKGKVDKKIGAKKEDSYFTDVQPDYEEHSDEIKNIRSGVLVHHETFGKGKIMHVVGKGEVCKVVVHFDAVGSKTLMLKYARLRLV encoded by the coding sequence ATGAAATATCTTCAAAATGTAAATCAACAGCAGCGCGAAGCTATAGAAACTATAAACGGTCCAATTATCGTCGTGGCCGGACCGGGTAGTGGCAAGACACGCGTTCTTACACACAGGATGGTGTACCTCATGTCAAATGGTATTCCATCGTATAATATTCTTGCGCTCACGTTCACAAATAAAGCCGCTAATGAGATGAAAGAAAGAATCACCGGATTGATCGGGCAAAGCGCGAACTATTTATGGATGGGAACATTTCATTCAGTCTTTGCCAGAATTCTCAGAATGGAATGCGATAAAATAGGATTTCAAAAAAATTATTCCATCTATGATGAAAACGATAGTCTCAAATTGATTAAGCGGATCATGACCGATCTGCACATTCCGGTTCAGCAATATTCACCTCAAGGAATTCGGTACAGGATCAGTCAGGCGAAGAATTCCGTCATCACACCCGATGAGTTCGCACGAAATGTATATGATTTGACAGGTGAACAAACTGCAAAAATATTCAAAGAGTATGCTAGTCGTTTAAAAGAGAATAATTCAATGGATTTTGATGATTTACTGATAAAACCGATTGAGTTGTTTCAAAGGCATAAAGAAATTCTAACCGCGTATCAAAGCAGATTTCGATATCTGCTCGTAGATGAGTATCAGGATACGAATCATGCTCAATATCTAATGCTGAAATTGCTTGCTGAGAGGCAAAAAAATATATGTGTAGTTGGAGATGATGCTCAAAGCATATATGCCTTCAGAGGAGCAGATATTAAGAATATTCTAGAGTTCCAAAAAGATTACCCCGATTGTAAATTCATCCGGCTCGAGCAAAATTACAGGTCAACCAAAACCATTCTCGCCGCAGCAGATTCTGTTATAAAATTCAATCAAAGCCAGATTACAAAAAATCTTTGGACAGAAAATGAAGAAGGTGATCGTATAACTCTTCTTCAATGCGGAGACGATCGTGAGGAAGGCCAGGAGATCGTTACAAGAATTTTTGTCGGTGTGAATAATCAAGAGATTCATTATCACGATGTTGCCATCATGTATCGGACGAATGCGCAATCGCGTTCAATCGAGGATGCTTTGCGGAAAAACGGTATACCGTATGTCATCATCGGAGGGATTGAATTTTATCAAAGAAAAGAGATAAAAGATGTTATTGCTTACTTCCGGCTTTTAGTGAATCCACAAGACAATGAAAGTTTTCTTCGAATAGTTAATTTCCCCAACCGTGGACTCGGTGATGTTGCATTGGGTCACCTTAAAACATATGCAATGTCGACGAATACAACTTTCCTTTCTGCAGCAGGTGAGTCGGGTAAAATCGCGCAATTATCAAAGAGGGCACAATCTGGATTTTTAGCTTTTAACTATCTGATAAGTAAATATCGAAAACTTATATCCGAATTATCAATTTCTGAGTTGACAAGAGCACTAGTGGACGAGACAGGAATTCTGAAACATCTCAAAGAGGAAGAGACGCCTGAGTCTTTAGCAAGGATGGAAAATATTCACGAACTTCTTTCGGCTATCTCAGAATATGCGGATGAACATAAAGACGCGACGGTCGAAGGATTTTTGCAAGAAGTATCGCTCGTCGCCGACATAGATCAATGGGACAGCAAAGCAAATGCGGTTACGTTGTTGACATTGCACAGCGCCAAGGGATTGGAATTTCCGGTAGTATTCATTACCGGCTTAGAGGAAGGATTGTTACCTTATTATAATTCATCTTTAGAAAGTATTGAACTCGAAGAAGAACGAAGGTTATTTTACGTCGGTATAACGCGCGCGATGAAAAAATTGTTTTTAAGTCACTGCATGACGCGGTATAGGTTTACCGAATTATCAATGCAATCTCCGTCGCGTTTTATTACCGAACTTCCCGATAATCTTATAGAGAAACCATCCTTAAGGAGAACTCATTTCTCCAATGGAATAAAAAGGTATGGTTCAACACGCAAAGGTAAAGTCGATAAAAAGATCGGCGCAAAAAAAGAAGATTCTTATTTCACAGATGTGCAACCTGATTACGAAGAACACTCGGATGAAATAAAAAATATCCGATCCGGTGTCCTTGTTCATCATGAAACTTTCGGAAAGGGAAAAATTATGCATGTTGTGGGGAAAGGTGAGGTATGTAAAGTAGTTGTTCATTTCGATGCGGTGGGATCAAAAACTCTCATGTTGAAATATGCGAGGTTAAGATTAGTATGA
- a CDS encoding ferritin, translating into MISKSMQDAINEQINEELYSSYLYLSMAAHFDSQNLPGFAHWMKVQSEEERSHSMKFYSYVYDRGGTVTFKAIAQPPAKYKSPLEIFKQVLAHEGKITKLINKLYEQALKEKDYPTQNLLQWFINEQVEEEKNDNEIINYLETLGDSPVSLMMLDRRLAERK; encoded by the coding sequence ATGATCAGTAAATCTATGCAGGATGCAATAAACGAACAGATAAATGAGGAACTATATTCTTCATATTTATATTTATCGATGGCGGCACATTTTGATTCACAGAATTTACCCGGTTTCGCGCATTGGATGAAAGTACAATCAGAAGAAGAGCGTTCCCACTCGATGAAATTTTACAGCTATGTATATGATCGGGGTGGTACTGTAACATTCAAAGCGATTGCACAGCCACCAGCAAAATATAAATCACCTCTCGAAATATTCAAGCAAGTATTGGCTCATGAAGGTAAAATTACAAAACTAATCAACAAACTTTACGAGCAAGCTTTGAAAGAAAAAGATTACCCTACTCAAAACTTATTACAATGGTTCATAAACGAGCAAGTGGAAGAAGAGAAAAACGATAACGAGATAATCAATTACCTCGAAACCCTTGGTGATTCACCTGTCAGTTTGATGATGCTTGATAGGCGACTTGCTGAGAGAAAATAA
- a CDS encoding methylated-DNA--[protein]-cysteine S-methyltransferase translates to MPRTALQTRNRIVSENQRGNFNPKNSVLQEEIYCTSFDSRIGRIYVASTEDGVCKISLPKENRKDFYSWLKVHFDLDLVIDNRSRNRDVIDQLTRYFNGRLAKFTCPVDLIGTPFQVRVWKELSKIPYGSTITYKHLAKRVHAPKAFQAVGRANGANPLPIIIPCHRVIGSDGSLVGYAYGVKTKEFFLRLEGAIII, encoded by the coding sequence ATGCCGCGGACTGCATTGCAGACGCGTAACCGAATAGTTTCCGAAAATCAACGAGGTAATTTTAATCCGAAAAATTCCGTGTTACAGGAAGAAATATACTGCACATCGTTCGACTCACGAATAGGGAGGATTTATGTTGCGTCGACTGAGGATGGAGTTTGCAAAATAAGTTTACCGAAGGAAAATAGGAAAGATTTTTACAGTTGGTTGAAAGTTCATTTTGATCTTGATTTGGTGATTGATAACCGATCGCGCAATCGTGATGTAATAGACCAGTTGACGCGTTATTTCAACGGCCGATTGGCGAAATTCACATGTCCGGTCGATCTTATTGGGACTCCGTTTCAGGTGCGTGTTTGGAAAGAATTATCCAAAATACCATACGGTTCCACGATAACATATAAACATCTCGCGAAACGTGTTCATGCGCCGAAAGCATTTCAAGCAGTGGGGCGTGCTAATGGGGCCAATCCGCTTCCAATAATAATTCCGTGTCATCGCGTCATCGGTTCTGACGGTTCTCTAGTGGGATATGCTTATGGTGTTAAAACGAAAGAATTTTTCCTGCGACTCGAAGGGGCAATCATAATATGA
- a CDS encoding sigma-70 family RNA polymerase sigma factor, which translates to MALSDNQIIDEIRGGKRQYFTTLVDRHKDRAFTLAVRMLRNREEAEEAAQDAFIRAYNALNRFEGKARFSTWFYRILYNVCLTRISRRKDISLTTEFNDGMEYSESETMLAYNGANNYELNDTIEFIKKMMDTLPVKYQTILTLFYLQELSHDEIAEVTQMPIGTIKTHLFRARQMLQQLIQKEYELEKSV; encoded by the coding sequence ATGGCTTTATCGGATAATCAAATAATCGACGAAATACGAGGTGGAAAAAGACAGTATTTTACCACGTTAGTAGATCGTCATAAAGATCGCGCGTTTACACTTGCAGTAAGAATGCTAAGGAATCGCGAAGAAGCTGAAGAAGCCGCTCAGGATGCTTTTATTCGTGCATATAACGCTTTAAACAGATTCGAAGGGAAGGCGCGGTTTAGTACATGGTTTTACAGAATTCTATACAATGTTTGCCTAACGCGGATTTCAAGGCGAAAGGACATTTCATTGACGACCGAATTTAATGATGGAATGGAGTACTCCGAATCCGAGACGATGTTGGCTTATAATGGTGCAAACAATTACGAGCTGAACGATACGATTGAATTCATAAAAAAAATGATGGATACTTTACCTGTGAAATATCAAACTATCCTGACACTATTTTATCTGCAGGAGTTATCGCACGATGAAATCGCTGAAGTAACTCAAATGCCGATCGGTACAATTAAAACGCATCTCTTTCGGGCAAGGCAAATGTTGCAGCAACTCATCCAAAAAGAATATGAATTGGAGAAGTCAGTATGA
- a CDS encoding DUF2007 domain-containing protein produces the protein MEGYVVAETFLNEIDAELAQATLSAAGIESFLKYEDTGHMMPVLQQAEGVKLFVLPENLEEAKAILTTASQDAEG, from the coding sequence ATGGAAGGTTATGTTGTTGCTGAAACATTTTTAAATGAGATAGATGCTGAGCTTGCCCAGGCGACCTTATCTGCCGCGGGTATTGAATCGTTTTTAAAATATGAAGACACCGGACATATGATGCCCGTGTTACAGCAAGCGGAAGGAGTGAAATTATTTGTCTTACCGGAAAATCTTGAAGAAGCCAAAGCGATTCTGACAACCGCGTCTCAAGATGCAGAAGGTTGA
- a CDS encoding histidinol-phosphate transaminase: protein MPLVPPYIESLQPYKPGKPIDEVQREFGIKKVIKLASNENPIGASPLAIAAIQKHIGEVNFYPNGGYDLRVKLAKLYNLKIDNVIVGNGSDGIMSFIIRTFLCDDDEVLTTESAFIGFQVLARSRGIKYRTVPYRDWHYDLPALAKQVNAHTKIVYLANPNNPTGTIFSKQEFDVFYKNIPERTLIILDEAYFEYAQHNPEYPDSMQYRYDNVITLRTFSKIYGLAGLRLGYGFAHKNLITNLMKVKLSFEPNLLAQAAGIAALDDRDFVKRAVELNNQGLRYLPDALRDLHLQVIPSHANFVTIVFKDENIVNQIYQGLLSKGIIVRPLKAFGLPHCIRVTVGTMEQNQIFIGKLKELLRGK from the coding sequence ATGCCCTTAGTTCCACCATATATTGAATCGTTACAACCATATAAACCGGGAAAACCGATAGACGAAGTTCAGCGTGAATTCGGGATAAAGAAAGTTATAAAGTTGGCTTCGAATGAAAATCCGATTGGCGCCTCTCCTCTTGCTATCGCTGCAATCCAAAAACATATCGGTGAAGTTAATTTCTACCCAAACGGCGGATATGATTTGAGAGTCAAGCTGGCGAAATTGTACAATCTGAAAATTGATAACGTAATTGTCGGCAATGGTTCTGATGGGATAATGTCTTTCATTATCCGTACTTTTTTGTGCGACGATGATGAAGTTCTTACAACCGAATCGGCATTTATCGGCTTCCAGGTTTTAGCACGATCGCGCGGTATTAAGTACAGAACTGTCCCTTACCGCGATTGGCATTACGATCTTCCCGCGCTTGCCAAGCAAGTGAACGCCCATACAAAAATAGTTTACCTTGCAAATCCCAATAATCCTACAGGCACAATTTTCAGCAAGCAAGAGTTCGATGTTTTCTATAAAAATATTCCAGAGCGCACTTTAATTATACTCGACGAAGCGTACTTCGAATATGCACAGCATAATCCGGAATACCCCGATTCAATGCAATACCGTTACGACAATGTTATAACACTTCGGACATTTTCTAAAATTTATGGCCTCGCGGGCTTGCGACTCGGATATGGTTTCGCTCATAAAAATCTAATCACAAACCTGATGAAAGTTAAATTATCTTTCGAGCCAAATCTATTGGCACAGGCGGCGGGTATCGCGGCACTTGATGACAGAGATTTTGTAAAACGCGCGGTTGAACTGAATAATCAAGGATTGAGGTATCTACCCGATGCGTTGCGCGATCTGCATCTGCAAGTGATTCCTTCACATGCCAACTTTGTAACAATCGTGTTTAAAGATGAAAACATTGTGAATCAGATTTACCAAGGGTTATTATCGAAAGGAATCATAGTTCGCCCGCTTAAAGCTTTTGGATTACCGCATTGTATCCGCGTAACTGTAGGAACAATGGAACAAAATCAAATTTTTATTGGAAAGTTGAAAGAGTTGTTAAGAGGAAAATAA
- a CDS encoding amino acid permease, translating into MLRQLFETKSLDRIIRDSERSEHKLKRVLGSMDLVALGIGAIIGSGIFATVGTAVAGDALRPGAGPAIILSFFLTAVACAFCGLCYAEFASLVPISGSAYTYSYATLGELVAWIIGWDLIIEYAVGNVAVAIAWSAYFHQLCAGLGWHIPAWLAVDYRSAMQAAAAVTQAGGHIDPSISLFYSAWMNHPTLFGIPIIFNFLGVSIVMLITWLLVIGIKESARANTIMVAIKLVILFFFIYSGWKFVRTENWSPFMPNGFPGVWVGASLIFFAYIGFDAISTVAEECKRPARDLPIGIFGSLIICTIIYILVAGVLTGMVPWYKLGVADPLAAAFAYVGADFSAGIVALGAVISMTAVLLVFQMGQPRIFFSMSRDGLLPKYFAKVHPKYKTPHVTTIWTGIVVAFISAFANINEIVELTNIGTLFAFVLVCIGVLILRYREPNRPRGFRTPFVPWIPILGILSCGYLMLGLPWITWWRFSIWLLIGIIIYLVYGYRNSRLRQPE; encoded by the coding sequence ATGTTACGTCAACTCTTCGAAACAAAAAGTTTAGACAGAATAATCCGTGATTCTGAACGATCTGAACATAAATTAAAAAGGGTCTTAGGATCCATGGATTTGGTTGCACTCGGTATCGGTGCTATAATCGGATCAGGAATATTTGCAACTGTTGGAACTGCCGTTGCCGGTGATGCCTTAAGGCCCGGGGCAGGTCCTGCAATAATCCTTTCATTTTTTTTAACAGCGGTTGCATGCGCGTTTTGTGGATTATGTTATGCCGAGTTCGCTTCGTTAGTTCCGATTTCAGGTAGTGCATATACATACTCTTATGCAACACTAGGAGAATTAGTCGCGTGGATTATTGGTTGGGACTTGATAATCGAGTATGCAGTGGGAAATGTTGCTGTGGCAATCGCATGGTCGGCATATTTTCATCAATTGTGTGCGGGTTTGGGTTGGCACATACCTGCATGGCTTGCGGTCGATTATCGCTCAGCTATGCAAGCTGCTGCTGCGGTAACTCAAGCCGGAGGACATATCGATCCTTCAATCTCATTGTTTTATAGCGCATGGATGAATCATCCCACACTATTTGGTATACCGATAATATTTAACTTTTTAGGTGTAAGTATAGTGATGCTTATTACCTGGTTACTCGTAATAGGAATTAAAGAGTCGGCGAGAGCAAATACTATTATGGTTGCCATCAAATTAGTGATCCTGTTTTTCTTTATTTATTCGGGATGGAAATTCGTAAGGACGGAAAATTGGTCACCGTTTATGCCAAATGGGTTCCCCGGTGTATGGGTGGGGGCGAGCTTGATATTTTTTGCATACATCGGTTTCGATGCAATCTCTACTGTGGCTGAAGAATGTAAACGCCCCGCTCGCGATTTACCAATCGGAATATTCGGTTCGCTGATCATTTGCACCATTATTTACATTCTTGTTGCCGGTGTGCTTACAGGAATGGTTCCATGGTATAAGTTGGGTGTTGCTGATCCACTGGCGGCGGCTTTCGCTTATGTAGGTGCTGATTTTTCCGCCGGCATTGTTGCATTGGGTGCTGTAATATCCATGACCGCGGTTCTTCTTGTATTTCAGATGGGACAGCCGAGAATATTTTTCTCTATGTCGCGCGATGGCTTACTGCCAAAATATTTTGCAAAAGTACATCCTAAATATAAAACACCTCATGTTACAACCATCTGGACAGGAATAGTCGTCGCGTTTATTTCGGCGTTTGCAAACATCAATGAAATAGTGGAGTTGACGAACATAGGAACTTTATTCGCATTTGTTCTGGTTTGTATAGGTGTTCTCATCCTCAGATATCGAGAACCGAACAGACCAAGGGGATTTCGTACACCGTTCGTTCCATGGATACCTATACTTGGTATTCTCTCGTGCGGTTATTTAATGCTAGGATTACCTTGGATAACCTGGTGGAGGTTTTCCATCTGGCTGTTAATCGGAATTATCATCTATTTGGTTTATGGTTATCGAAATAGCCGGTTGAGACAACCGGAATGA
- the tadA gene encoding Flp pilus assembly complex ATPase component TadA: MPAIENQDAKKQPFVADGITGFIESLIRNNIVSRKTVNDAVAWKKINNGNDKRLLFQILIDEFHADRETVYAEFARYYSFKTIELSDKDLERDRLIFINKLLDGIPRKIRESAILNKILPYQQAEGDASKLQIITPDPSNPEIATIARAFPYPKYEICYVALNNYDALSRELLADTQSRPASTSMEYLDEEQEVQIDELDEEIRKGHLNEIVDNIFSDAVRLNASDIHIIPKGARKTEIHFRVDGHLSLWQTLDDLRADAVAAVIKDIAKGTDRFEKNTAQDGFVQLTIDNKIIRFRVSIIPLIGKELKVKLESIVLRVLRDPEASITVENIGFQPAALERFKKAIDKPYGIVILTGPTGSGKSTTLLAALRAVMNPAFNIITVEDPVEYFIDGARQVKLNPKLNFDEALRAILRHDPDIVMVGEIRDKQTADLAVKLANTGHLTFSTLHTNDAPSVIARLYKMGIEPFLLAYSINIIVAQRLLRKLCPRCKAVDTEIPHITLERLGFTEEEIPNTKVYRPVGCLYCLKGYKGRTAIHEVLYFTKEIRQLILESGSSINEEALRQLAIKQGMQTLRQSGIELLRQGITTMEEVATTTMDD; encoded by the coding sequence ATGCCAGCAATCGAGAATCAGGATGCAAAAAAACAACCTTTCGTAGCCGATGGTATCACCGGATTCATAGAATCATTAATTCGGAATAATATAGTTTCCCGAAAAACTGTCAATGATGCTGTTGCTTGGAAAAAAATAAACAATGGGAATGATAAAAGATTACTTTTTCAAATTCTTATTGATGAATTTCACGCTGATAGAGAAACTGTATATGCGGAGTTCGCACGTTATTATTCATTCAAAACTATAGAACTTAGCGATAAAGATTTAGAACGTGATCGTCTGATTTTCATTAATAAACTTCTAGATGGAATCCCACGAAAAATTCGGGAGTCGGCGATTCTAAATAAAATTCTTCCGTATCAACAAGCGGAAGGGGATGCTTCAAAGCTTCAAATCATCACGCCCGACCCGTCTAATCCTGAAATCGCCACGATAGCACGAGCTTTCCCATATCCTAAATATGAAATATGTTATGTGGCTCTGAACAATTACGATGCGTTATCACGTGAACTGCTTGCCGACACTCAAAGTCGGCCTGCTTCGACCTCCATGGAATATTTGGATGAAGAGCAAGAAGTACAGATTGATGAACTCGATGAGGAAATCAGGAAAGGGCATCTTAATGAGATCGTTGATAACATATTTTCTGATGCAGTTCGTTTAAACGCAAGTGATATTCATATAATTCCGAAAGGTGCAAGAAAAACTGAAATTCATTTCAGAGTTGATGGACATCTCTCGTTATGGCAGACGCTTGATGATTTAAGAGCCGACGCTGTTGCGGCTGTAATAAAAGATATTGCGAAGGGAACAGATCGGTTTGAGAAAAACACTGCCCAAGACGGTTTTGTTCAATTGACTATTGATAATAAAATCATCCGATTTCGCGTTTCTATCATTCCACTCATCGGAAAAGAACTTAAAGTAAAATTAGAATCTATTGTTCTGCGGGTGCTTCGAGATCCTGAGGCAAGCATAACGGTAGAAAACATCGGCTTTCAACCAGCTGCTTTGGAGCGGTTTAAAAAAGCTATAGATAAACCTTACGGAATCGTCATTCTCACCGGTCCAACAGGAAGTGGTAAGAGTACTACATTGCTTGCAGCATTGCGAGCAGTAATGAATCCCGCTTTCAATATAATTACAGTCGAGGATCCTGTTGAATATTTCATTGACGGAGCTCGGCAAGTGAAGTTAAATCCCAAATTGAATTTTGACGAAGCGCTCCGTGCCATTCTTAGACACGATCCCGACATCGTGATGGTTGGTGAAATCCGCGATAAACAAACGGCTGATCTCGCAGTCAAGCTTGCGAATACGGGACATTTGACATTCTCGACGCTTCATACTAACGACGCTCCAAGTGTCATAGCACGACTTTATAAAATGGGAATTGAACCATTTCTGTTGGCATACTCGATCAATATAATCGTAGCTCAACGGCTTCTCAGGAAGCTATGTCCACGTTGTAAAGCGGTAGACACAGAAATACCCCACATTACATTAGAAAGACTCGGTTTCACCGAGGAAGAAATCCCAAATACCAAAGTATACCGTCCTGTTGGTTGCTTATATTGCCTGAAAGGTTATAAAGGGAGAACTGCAATCCACGAAGTTCTTTACTTCACTAAAGAGATTCGCCAACTAATTTTAGAGTCCGGTTCTTCCATTAATGAAGAAGCATTACGCCAGCTTGCAATCAAACAAGGGATGCAGACGCTCAGACAATCGGGCATTGAACTATTAAGGCAAGGTATTACCACAATGGAAGAAGTAGCGACGACAACCATGGATGATTGA
- a CDS encoding YihY/virulence factor BrkB family protein, translating to MKFILYYTKGIYRKVNEENIFFLSAGIAFNGILCLLPVLLLFTSVIGMFLHSSSISLQKIDQILDTAFPPQPYAQQIQQSLKGIVRDIIRYRSTFGFYGIGILLYASASMFSSIRHVLNTIYQLKSSKLVIVTILENILLVIVLGALFVIANIFSWVLLPVATLLKEIPDLGIIDLGSLMKSVTFAASYIPAFIMFYVINRFIPERGITNKVALVSSITTTSLWWIAGKGFSWYLAAFHSYSKLYGTYAFILVFLLWVYYSSIVFVVGIMVGQLYRERITAK from the coding sequence ATGAAATTCATTCTTTATTACACAAAAGGAATTTATCGTAAGGTGAACGAAGAAAATATATTTTTCCTTTCAGCAGGAATTGCATTTAATGGCATTCTCTGTTTACTTCCGGTATTATTACTTTTTACATCAGTGATAGGAATGTTTCTTCACTCTTCAAGCATTTCCCTTCAAAAAATAGATCAGATATTGGATACGGCTTTTCCGCCACAACCATACGCACAGCAAATTCAACAATCGCTGAAGGGAATAGTGAGAGACATTATCCGCTACCGTTCCACTTTTGGATTTTATGGCATCGGTATTTTGCTGTATGCATCTGCTTCTATGTTCAGTTCAATAAGGCATGTGTTGAACACAATATACCAATTGAAATCTTCAAAGTTGGTTATAGTCACCATTCTTGAAAACATTCTTCTGGTTATCGTTCTTGGAGCATTATTCGTTATTGCAAATATTTTCTCATGGGTTCTTCTTCCCGTCGCTACACTTCTAAAAGAAATACCGGATCTTGGAATTATTGATTTGGGGAGCTTAATGAAGTCCGTTACATTTGCCGCTTCATATATTCCGGCATTTATCATGTTCTATGTGATAAATCGATTTATTCCTGAGAGGGGAATAACAAACAAAGTAGCGCTTGTTTCTTCAATCACAACCACATCGCTTTGGTGGATCGCAGGAAAAGGTTTTAGCTGGTATTTAGCTGCATTTCATTCATACAGCAAATTATACGGAACCTATGCTTTTATTCTGGTATTTCTTCTCTGGGTTTATTATTCTTCTATAGTATTTGTGGTGGGCATAATGGTAGGACAGCTATATCGCGAGAGAATAACAGCTAAGTAG